One genomic region from Drosophila subpulchrella strain 33 F10 #4 breed RU33 chromosome 2R, RU_Dsub_v1.1 Primary Assembly, whole genome shotgun sequence encodes:
- the LOC119549632 gene encoding venom prothrombin activator oscutarin-C catalytic subunit-like isoform X3 yields MLCQNFRTSREMQTSFAWISFFTLFLSQLDASQFLEKPCGTPNVVYKIVNGADARRQEAAWMAAIDNGTALLCGGTLIHRRFVLTAAHCIVGQKQLQVKLGAYNQNYPTVVSKVIKGIPHELFKGFPTYENDIGLLKLSSSVVYNPNIIPICIILNKNFKTHVDKTKAFKAYGWGQKANGKQSDILQTVILNREDPSNCYMSFAMTPTSNQICGRVFFGDTCAGDSGGPLVNNVTIKGIGVRAIQLGIVSYGDDGCNGLSVYTDVTSYVDWIDATIKKNYFADESQAQIGLQTPKVLDKWLYSDCGGDTIASNLLANIYGLGFIAQGVLITDQFVITNAKGLGIPVSLEANNDIALLKLNRPVTGTDGMKPICMLANLKDQQEAESSNFFTVFDYVNTYTGLNIFDFNVFPIHPYYCSYSVQRIIETNQLCVRTPQGISQNYGKPGDILGKKISYKGKERFVLYGILSYSYNGVHIYTNVMAQTKWIAKTVKLNQ; encoded by the exons ATGCTGTGTCAGAACTTTCGTACATCTCGTGAAATGCAGACGTCTTTCGCTTGGATTTCTTTCTTCACTTTGTTCCTAAGCCAACTGGATGCTTCCCAGTTCTTAGAGAAACCTTGTGGAACACCTAATGTGGTATATAAAATAGTTAATGGTGCTGATGCTAGACGTCAAGAAGCTGCATGGATGGCTGCAATCGACAATGGCACAGCTCTTCTTTGTGGTGGCACCCTGATTCATAGAC GCTTTGTTTTAACTGCTGCACATTGCATAGTTGGCCAAAAACAACT acAGGTGAAGTTGGGAGCATACAACCAGAATTACCCTACCGTCGTATCCAAAGTCATTAAAGGAATACCTCACGAATTATTCAAAGGATTTCCAACTTATGAAAATGATATAGGATTGCTTAAACTTTCGAGCAGCGTCGTCTACAACC CCAATATAATCCCAATCtgcattattttaaataagaattttaaaaCACATGTAGATAAAACAAAGGCATTCAAAGCCTATGGTTGGGGACAAAAAGCAAACGGCAAGCAGAGCGATATACTTCAAACTGTCATCCTCAACCGGGAAGATCCATCCAATTGCTATATGTCATTTGCAATGACTCCCACTTCAAATCAGATATGTGGTAGGGTTTTTTTCGGAGACACCTGTGCAGGCGATTCTGGTGGTCCATTAGTCAATAATGTCACTATTAAGGGAATCGGCGTTCGCGCAATCCAGCTAGGAATCGTAAGCTATGGGGATGATGGGTGCAATGGGCTTAGTGTATATACCGATGTGACAAGCTATGTGGATTGGATTGATGctactataaaaaaaaattactttgcGGATGAGTCACAAGCCCAAATAGGTCTACAGACTCCCAAGGTTCTTGATAAGTGGCTTTACAGTGACTGCGGTGGTGATACCATTGCTTCAAATTTACTGGCAAACATTTATGGACTTGGTTTCATAGCCCAGGGCGTGCTGATCACAGACC aATTTGTCATAACAAATGCCAAAGGCTTAGGAATTCCAGTTTCCCT AGAA GCAAACAATGATATTGCTTTGCTCAAACTAAATCGACCGGTGACGGGGACAG ATGGAATGAAACCGATCTGTATGCTTGCGAACTTAAAGGACCAACAGGAAGCCGAATCTAGCAACTTCTTTACAGTATTTGACTATGTTAACACCTATACAGGCCTtaacatttttgattttaacgTTTTTCCTATACACCCCTATTATTGCTCATATAGTGTCCAAAGAATAATCGAAACAAATCAACTTTGTGTGAGAACTCCTCAGGGTATCAGTCAGAATTACGGAAAACCTGGCGACATATTGGGAAAAAAGATATCGTATAAGGGAAAGGAAAGGTTCGTTTTGTATGGAATTCTCAGTTATAGCTATAATGGTGTGCACATTTATACAAATGTTATGGCTCAAACCAAATGGATAGCGAAAACGGTTAAgttaaatcaataa
- the LOC119549632 gene encoding venom prothrombin activator oscutarin-C catalytic subunit-like isoform X2, whose amino-acid sequence MNFRTSREMQTSFAWISFFTLFLSQLDASQFLEKPCGTPNVVYKIVNGADARRQEAAWMAAIDNGTALLCGGTLIHRRFVLTAAHCIVGQKQLQVKLGAYNQNYPTVVSKVIKGIPHELFKGFPTYENDIGLLKLSSSVVYNPNIIPICIILNKNFKTHVDKTKAFKAYGWGQKANGKQSDILQTVILNREDPSNCYMSFAMTPTSNQICGRVFFGDTCAGDSGGPLVNNVTIKGIGVRAIQLGIVSYGDDGCNGLSVYTDVTSYVDWIDATIKKNYFADESQAQIGLQTPKVLDKWLYSDCGGDTIASNLLANIYGLGFIAQGVLITDQFVITNAKGLGIPVSLEVSVIGMQKRYKSYRVVKIFTQAQANNDIALLKLNRPVTGTDGMKPICMLANLKDQQEAESSNFFTVFDYVNTYTGLNIFDFNVFPIHPYYCSYSVQRIIETNQLCVRTPQGISQNYGKPGDILGKKISYKGKERFVLYGILSYSYNGVHIYTNVMAQTKWIAKTVKLNQ is encoded by the exons ATG AACTTTCGTACATCTCGTGAAATGCAGACGTCTTTCGCTTGGATTTCTTTCTTCACTTTGTTCCTAAGCCAACTGGATGCTTCCCAGTTCTTAGAGAAACCTTGTGGAACACCTAATGTGGTATATAAAATAGTTAATGGTGCTGATGCTAGACGTCAAGAAGCTGCATGGATGGCTGCAATCGACAATGGCACAGCTCTTCTTTGTGGTGGCACCCTGATTCATAGAC GCTTTGTTTTAACTGCTGCACATTGCATAGTTGGCCAAAAACAACT acAGGTGAAGTTGGGAGCATACAACCAGAATTACCCTACCGTCGTATCCAAAGTCATTAAAGGAATACCTCACGAATTATTCAAAGGATTTCCAACTTATGAAAATGATATAGGATTGCTTAAACTTTCGAGCAGCGTCGTCTACAACC CCAATATAATCCCAATCtgcattattttaaataagaattttaaaaCACATGTAGATAAAACAAAGGCATTCAAAGCCTATGGTTGGGGACAAAAAGCAAACGGCAAGCAGAGCGATATACTTCAAACTGTCATCCTCAACCGGGAAGATCCATCCAATTGCTATATGTCATTTGCAATGACTCCCACTTCAAATCAGATATGTGGTAGGGTTTTTTTCGGAGACACCTGTGCAGGCGATTCTGGTGGTCCATTAGTCAATAATGTCACTATTAAGGGAATCGGCGTTCGCGCAATCCAGCTAGGAATCGTAAGCTATGGGGATGATGGGTGCAATGGGCTTAGTGTATATACCGATGTGACAAGCTATGTGGATTGGATTGATGctactataaaaaaaaattactttgcGGATGAGTCACAAGCCCAAATAGGTCTACAGACTCCCAAGGTTCTTGATAAGTGGCTTTACAGTGACTGCGGTGGTGATACCATTGCTTCAAATTTACTGGCAAACATTTATGGACTTGGTTTCATAGCCCAGGGCGTGCTGATCACAGACC aATTTGTCATAACAAATGCCAAAGGCTTAGGAATTCCAGTTTCCCT AGAAGTGAGTGTGATCGGAATGCAAAAAAGATATAAATCATACAGAGTTGTAAAAATCTTCACGCAAGCACAGGCAAACAATGATATTGCTTTGCTCAAACTAAATCGACCGGTGACGGGGACAG ATGGAATGAAACCGATCTGTATGCTTGCGAACTTAAAGGACCAACAGGAAGCCGAATCTAGCAACTTCTTTACAGTATTTGACTATGTTAACACCTATACAGGCCTtaacatttttgattttaacgTTTTTCCTATACACCCCTATTATTGCTCATATAGTGTCCAAAGAATAATCGAAACAAATCAACTTTGTGTGAGAACTCCTCAGGGTATCAGTCAGAATTACGGAAAACCTGGCGACATATTGGGAAAAAAGATATCGTATAAGGGAAAGGAAAGGTTCGTTTTGTATGGAATTCTCAGTTATAGCTATAATGGTGTGCACATTTATACAAATGTTATGGCTCAAACCAAATGGATAGCGAAAACGGTTAAgttaaatcaataa
- the LOC119549633 gene encoding KH domain-containing, RNA-binding, signal transduction-associated protein 1 produces the protein MAENGLRVPGSSAVASSVASTAAGAGQGSGSAAVAGAGVVPTGSSGGTSNGEHENEHNANADSEKAQPAPAVQKYMQELMTERSRMENHFPLALKLIDEALERVQLNGRIPTRDQYADVYQQRTIKLSQKVHVPIKDKKFNYVGKLLGPKGNSLRRLQEETQCKIVILGRFSMKDRAREEELRNSADAKYAHLNLPLHVEVSTIAPPAEAYARVAYALAEIRRYLTPDKHDDIRQEQYRELMEDPEAAKKLTLRQLQQQSNAAASGGGGGGGGGGGGGGGGGGGGGNGNGGAAGSGSNNGNGNQRSGGNYRQKFQQQSHYRHNEETVYFRSHNNAYHQPKPYVPAAQRGNAMHTALPPQAIVRASPPGMVVSAASFNGRNAGLGNAGGGGIMANSIVATTGGGIGGAVPPNMRYRPAAPYQFVKK, from the exons ATGGCGGAGAACGGACTGCGTGTGCCAGGGTCATCCGCGGTGGCCTCCTCGGTGGCTTCCACGGCGGCAGGAGCCGGGCAGGGATCAGGATCCGCTGCAGTGGCCGGAGCCGGAGTGGTGCCCACCGGCAGCAGCGGGGGGACGAGCAACGGGGAGCACGAGAATGAACACAACGCCAATGCGGACAGCGAGAAGGCTCAGCCGGCGCCGGCGGTCCAGAAGTACATGCAGGAGCTCATGACGGAGAGGTCGCGCATGGAGAACCACTTCCCCCTGGCGCTGAAGCTGATCGACGAAG CTTTGGAGCGTGTGCAGCTGAACGGACGCATCCCGACGAGAGACCAGTACGCCGACGTCTACCAGCAGCGCACCATCAAGCTCTCCCAGAAGGTGCACGTGCCCATCAAGGACAAGAAGTTCAACTATGTGGGCAAGCTTCTGGGCCCCAAGGGCAACTCGCTGCGTCGCCTGCAGGAGGAAACGCAGTGCAAGATCGTCATACTTGGCCGGTTCTCGATGAAGGATCGAGCCCGCGAGGAGGAGCTGCGCAACTCCGCGGACGCCAAATACGCCCACCTGAATCTTCCGCTGCACGTCGAGGTGTCCACCATAGCTCCGCCCGCCGAGGCGTACGCCCGTGTGGCCTACGCCCTGGCCGAGATTCGGCGATATCTTACGCCGGACAAACACGATGACATCCGCCAGGAGCAGTACCGCGAGCTCATGGAGGATCCGGAGGCGGCCAAGAAGCTCACGCTTCgccagctgcagcagcagtcGAATGCAGCGGccagtggtggtggtggaggaggaggtggcggcggcggcggcggtggcggtggtggtggaggaggaggaaacGGAAATGGTGGAGCAGCTGGATCCGGCAGCAACAATGGCAACGGCAACCAGCGCTCCGGCGGCAACTACAG ACAAAAGTTTCAGCAACAATCACACTATCGCCACAACGAGGAGACTGTCTACTTTCGCTCACACAACAATGCGTACCACCAGCCAAAACCCTATGTGCCAG CCGCCCAGCGGGGCAATGCCATGCACACCGCCCTGCCACCGCAGGCGATTGTGCGAGCCTCACCACCCGGAATGGTCGTCAGTGCGGCCAGCTTCAATGGTCGGAACGCCGGGCTGGGCAATGCCGGCGGCGGCGGGATCATGGCCAATAGCATCGTGGCCACCACTGGCGGTGGCATCGGCGGCGCTGTGCCACCCAATATGCGCTACCGTCCCGCTGCCCCCTATCAGTTTGTCAAGAAATAA
- the LOC119549635 gene encoding 28S ribosomal protein S29, mitochondrial produces the protein MKMIRNRFGSFSRVSVQLQRHVQQMSTNAAVAPAEGTTINEFRTAVSNPGEHSAVQVAKFYTIPAEQKKQIFGGGGLPKQYEQQIKTFTEACLMVRNPALELLQYIKDTDLTKPVVRYVLYGENGTGKTLTMAHVLHYGALNEYVLVHVPWAPNWMKRPKEASNAAGQEGMIDLPFDAAAWLVHFKTQNSQLLQRLQLKTSKEYVWSKRESTPAGSTLIELVEHGIARIKYASETTAALIAELKQLSTAGQCKVMVAIDGFNAFFHPVTRIFSDNKQRVTPDQVTLTQPFLDITNYDWTNGVCILSVDKIAMTEGHMDSYMPRYLLGQEGFEHLDPFVPIHVDNYTDKEFHSYISYYLDRHWINKTPQGFEEQLKFMSNKNPYSLMQLVRAL, from the coding sequence ATGAAAATGATCCGAAATCGCTTTGGCAGCTTCTCGCGCGTGTCTGTCCAGCTGCAGCGGCATGTCCAGCAGATGTCCACGAATGCAGCAGTGGCTCCGGCGGAGGGAACCACCATCAATGAGTTCAGGACGGCTGTCAGCAATCCCGGCGAGCACTCGGCAGTGCAGGTGGCCAAGTTCTACACCATTCCCGCGGAGCAGAAGAAGCAGATCTTCGGTGGCGGCGGCCTGCCCAAGCAGTACGAGCAGCAGATCAAGACCTTCACGGAGGCCTGTCTGATGGTCCGGAATCCTGCCCTGGAACTGCTGCAGTACATCAAAGACACCGACTTAACCAAGCCAGTTGTGCGGTATGTGCTGTATGGAGAGAATGGAACCGGCAAGACCCTGACCATGGCCCATGTGCTGCACTACGGGGCCCTCAACGAGTATGTGCTGGTCCACGTGCCCTGGGCGCCCAACTGGATGAAGCGGCCAAAGGAGGCGTCCAATGCCGCCGGCCAGGAGGGAATGATTGACCTGCCCTTCGATGCGGCCGCCTGGCTGGTGCACTTCAAGACCCAGAACAGCCAGCTTCTCCAGCGGTTGCAGCTGAAAACCAGCAAGGAGTACGTTTGGAGCAAGCGCGAAAGCACGCCGGCGGGCTCCACGCTCATCGAGCTGGTTGAGCACGGAATAGCACGTATCAAGTACGCTTCGGAGACCACGGCGGCGCTGATTGCGGAACTAAAACAGCTCTCCACCGCTGGCCAGTGCAAGGTGATGGTGGCCATCGATGGCTTCAATGCCTTCTTCCATCCGGTTACCCGCATTTTCTCCGACAACAAGCAGCGGGTGACCCCGGATCAAGTCACACTCACCCAGCCCTTTCTCGACATCACCAACTACGACTGGACGAACGGAGTGTGCATCCTGTCCGTGGACAAGATCGCCATGACCGAGGGCCACATGGACTCGTATATGCCGCGCTATCTGCTCGGCCAGGAGGGCTTCGAGCATCTGGATCCCTTCGTGCCCATCCATGTGGATAACTACACGGATAAGGAGTTCCACAGCTACATTAGCTACTATCTCGACCGCCACTGGATCAACAAGACGCCGCAGGGATTCGAGGAGCAGCTCAAGTTCATGAGCAACAAGAATCCCTACTCGCTGATGCAGCTGGTGAGGGCTTTGTAG
- the LOC119549632 gene encoding venom prothrombin activator oscutarin-C catalytic subunit-like isoform X1, which produces MLCQNFRTSREMQTSFAWISFFTLFLSQLDASQFLEKPCGTPNVVYKIVNGADARRQEAAWMAAIDNGTALLCGGTLIHRRFVLTAAHCIVGQKQLQVKLGAYNQNYPTVVSKVIKGIPHELFKGFPTYENDIGLLKLSSSVVYNPNIIPICIILNKNFKTHVDKTKAFKAYGWGQKANGKQSDILQTVILNREDPSNCYMSFAMTPTSNQICGRVFFGDTCAGDSGGPLVNNVTIKGIGVRAIQLGIVSYGDDGCNGLSVYTDVTSYVDWIDATIKKNYFADESQAQIGLQTPKVLDKWLYSDCGGDTIASNLLANIYGLGFIAQGVLITDQFVITNAKGLGIPVSLEVSVIGMQKRYKSYRVVKIFTQAQANNDIALLKLNRPVTGTDGMKPICMLANLKDQQEAESSNFFTVFDYVNTYTGLNIFDFNVFPIHPYYCSYSVQRIIETNQLCVRTPQGISQNYGKPGDILGKKISYKGKERFVLYGILSYSYNGVHIYTNVMAQTKWIAKTVKLNQ; this is translated from the exons ATGCTGTGTCAGAACTTTCGTACATCTCGTGAAATGCAGACGTCTTTCGCTTGGATTTCTTTCTTCACTTTGTTCCTAAGCCAACTGGATGCTTCCCAGTTCTTAGAGAAACCTTGTGGAACACCTAATGTGGTATATAAAATAGTTAATGGTGCTGATGCTAGACGTCAAGAAGCTGCATGGATGGCTGCAATCGACAATGGCACAGCTCTTCTTTGTGGTGGCACCCTGATTCATAGAC GCTTTGTTTTAACTGCTGCACATTGCATAGTTGGCCAAAAACAACT acAGGTGAAGTTGGGAGCATACAACCAGAATTACCCTACCGTCGTATCCAAAGTCATTAAAGGAATACCTCACGAATTATTCAAAGGATTTCCAACTTATGAAAATGATATAGGATTGCTTAAACTTTCGAGCAGCGTCGTCTACAACC CCAATATAATCCCAATCtgcattattttaaataagaattttaaaaCACATGTAGATAAAACAAAGGCATTCAAAGCCTATGGTTGGGGACAAAAAGCAAACGGCAAGCAGAGCGATATACTTCAAACTGTCATCCTCAACCGGGAAGATCCATCCAATTGCTATATGTCATTTGCAATGACTCCCACTTCAAATCAGATATGTGGTAGGGTTTTTTTCGGAGACACCTGTGCAGGCGATTCTGGTGGTCCATTAGTCAATAATGTCACTATTAAGGGAATCGGCGTTCGCGCAATCCAGCTAGGAATCGTAAGCTATGGGGATGATGGGTGCAATGGGCTTAGTGTATATACCGATGTGACAAGCTATGTGGATTGGATTGATGctactataaaaaaaaattactttgcGGATGAGTCACAAGCCCAAATAGGTCTACAGACTCCCAAGGTTCTTGATAAGTGGCTTTACAGTGACTGCGGTGGTGATACCATTGCTTCAAATTTACTGGCAAACATTTATGGACTTGGTTTCATAGCCCAGGGCGTGCTGATCACAGACC aATTTGTCATAACAAATGCCAAAGGCTTAGGAATTCCAGTTTCCCT AGAAGTGAGTGTGATCGGAATGCAAAAAAGATATAAATCATACAGAGTTGTAAAAATCTTCACGCAAGCACAGGCAAACAATGATATTGCTTTGCTCAAACTAAATCGACCGGTGACGGGGACAG ATGGAATGAAACCGATCTGTATGCTTGCGAACTTAAAGGACCAACAGGAAGCCGAATCTAGCAACTTCTTTACAGTATTTGACTATGTTAACACCTATACAGGCCTtaacatttttgattttaacgTTTTTCCTATACACCCCTATTATTGCTCATATAGTGTCCAAAGAATAATCGAAACAAATCAACTTTGTGTGAGAACTCCTCAGGGTATCAGTCAGAATTACGGAAAACCTGGCGACATATTGGGAAAAAAGATATCGTATAAGGGAAAGGAAAGGTTCGTTTTGTATGGAATTCTCAGTTATAGCTATAATGGTGTGCACATTTATACAAATGTTATGGCTCAAACCAAATGGATAGCGAAAACGGTTAAgttaaatcaataa